DNA from Dictyostelium discoideum AX4 chromosome Un chrUn_0002, whole genome shotgun sequence:
AACAATgttttgattataaaaagaGTTAAGAGTATAAAGTGAATCTTTGTTCACTGGGTAATCATTATCCTCAAGGTGATGATATTgtgaaattttataatttttatttaaaatctttgaCTTGGACTCATCACCTTCATCGAGTCATTGTTGCTTTTTGGCTGATGGACCTGGATTGGCTTTGGCATCGACCGGATCAATTCTACATGTAGATGTGGAGTGATTTGATTTACCACAATTGAGACAGTAGCCTTTGCTCTGACGGTAAACGATGAAACTGCTTCTTATCTTTTTGAGGTCTACCTTAGAGTCTTTTCTTATTTCAGGTAATATTGCAGCTCTAATCTTATCAGCTTGAGCATCAAAGGAATTCCTGTTATTGAGAGTTATGATTTGGAGTAGCatgattcttttttaatggaAACTTCTCATCATTATTCGATGCGGAATCGGAAGGTCTTCTTCTCGAGAACTTATCAGCATTGTTAAGAACCAACTCGGTGATGGTTTCACGACATTCGGTGATATCGGTTTGAGTGTTGAGTTTGATTGCAATATCAGTTTGTAACCAGTCTGGTACAACCATCTTTAACAAAGCAAGgatattattatctaaaattGATCTTAGATACTCTAATTGAACTTCAGCAGTACCATGGATGAGATACACCGGATTAATTACATTGTGGTAACTCATAATGGCTTCGATGTTTTTTATAACATCTTGGGCTGAGTAGCAATTACGATGGTTAATAGCTTCGACTACTTTAGTGTTGGCAGCTTCGTAGTCAGTTTTGAATGGAACCAAAGTCTTGGATCTAAAGTTACGGTGTATAAGCTTCTTCCAATGTTTCACCTTCAATTTTATCGTTGTTCTTAACTGATTCATTGTGGGTAGGTTGAAgcaattgaaataattcatttgatgCAGCACCATTGTCCATAAGTGGTCTTCAAGGTTGGTTCAACACCATTCTGGGAGCAGTGGATGGTAGAAGAGATTCATGAGAGAGTGACAGCAGGTGGCAGCATTTTTTAAAGCGTCAATGGTTTTAGCTTCAATGGAATTGGTCTTTGATTTCTTTGGCACTTTCTCTCTGACTTCGACGTCGGATACATCAGTGCTTTCAGTTGAataaatttcatcatcaacttcaGTGGGACGAAGAgtcttttttgattttacttGAACAGTAATAGCATCATCGGAGGCGGTTGTCACTTCAGCGGCACGTTTGGCGGTGGAAGACACTTTGGCTTTACGGATGGCTTTCTTTGAAGGAGTAGTAGTTGATGACATGACTTTCACCaacaattatatataaaatttattaaatataatttaattttataatttaattttttaatttaatttacataatttaattatataatttaatttaatttatttaatttaatttaatttaatttttaattaaataattaaatataagtATTAATATATGTTAACTGTTATTCcactaatatatttttattgtggtgtctttatattatttaattgataataaatattatcttaaattattttaattataacaatGCATCAATATAACTGTTATTCcactaataatttatattgtgGTGTCTTTATTTAACTGTTATTCcactaataatttatattgtgGTGTCTTTTTTAACTGTTATTCcactaataatttatattgtgGTGTCTTTATTTAACTGTTATTCcactaataatttatattgtgGTGTCTTTGTATTTgagcattattattaaattaattgatacaATCTTGTTTTATATTACTTTATAAAAGATGCATGTTTACAATGTGAGTAGGAAGTGTCGTTGTACCGCCTAAGCAGTACAGCGTTAATCTTGCAAACAGAAGGGCCATTGTAAtgcatttttattttgttttaaatactACTGTTATTCCTCTAATCTGAAGAGTCGACTTCTTCATCATGAGGTGTCATTGTATACGAAATATAAGGATTGTAtctaattatttgttttaatgtatttgttttatgttaaaattagaaaaaaaaagtgtaaaaGTCACTCACACTAATCTTCAATCCATTGTTCAATCTTTAATCAAACAGTCCAATCTTTAAAGtaatgttttttaatatgaagGATAGAAAGAGTGAAAGActaatataataaaagtaaacaTACATAAAAGAGATAATTAAAAGTAAGGGCGTTATGAAAACTAAACCAAAAAtcagaatttttattattttttttaaattttaatttaattttattttatttaatttaattttttattgttcaactgaaaaaataaaaaattaaaaaaataaaaattaaaatttaatgaaatatttttacatGGAGATGCGCGAATTTGTTACGTTGTTGAGCTCATACTaactttaaattaatttagttttGAGTCTCTAACAACTATAAAAAGAAACTAGGTTTCTAATTCAAACTCagtaataaatatatacaaataataaaaacacgATAGGGCTACtgtcatcaattaaatatatgtgtacatttatttcttaaataattaattttaataataataaaataaataaattcagtaataataaaacaataattaaattaataatataaataaccaaattttattaaaaaattttttttaaagaatgtcaactaataataataataataataataataataataacaataataataatgaagatattGATAACGATGAATTTCAACAACAGGATAGTGaggaacaacaacaacaaccacaggTATCAACATTCAATGAACAGCAACGTCAAATAAGGGAACAGCAGCAGGTAATAgataaacaaaatcaacttcttcaacaacacattcaattaataaatcaacaatctAATAACAAAATATAAAGAGATATGGGATGCAAATCAAGTATTTAAGCACTTATCTACTATCAAAGTCATCCCCAAGTACACATACACTGCACTATTAAACAAGACACTTGTACTCTGTAAAATGTTTGGTTTAGCATATCATCAGACTTGGTGAAGTGGTCTTTCAAAGGTCTCATTATTACTCCTGACTCAATCAAAGGTCCAgttattaattgtaatatCAACACTCTCAAAGTCAGGCATTGATATTGTCAAGTTCAAATCTCACTCTACCCGTTTCGCTATGGCTTCTCTGCTGTTGTCCAATAACGTTCTGTTTCACGTTGTCAGAAGATGGATCGTTGGAAATAAAATGATACTGTAGAGACCTTCTCCGAAAAAAGAATCATTGGTGAAAAATCTGGTGGTTTCTTAAATACTGTCGTCCAAAtttcataatatatatatatatatgataatataaattaaaaatttaatttattaaattatattttatattaaatatatatatatattagtcCCATCCCACCCGCCCTTAGTCGGAATTCCATAAATCATattgttttagtttttagtGCCACTATTTATacgtttttattttcttaaaaatttcgcaaaactcaaaaaaataagtgTTTTCGACCCTTCACAAATTTCGTGCATAGTGTCGGTTCGgaatttttatgtttttggACCTTGT
Protein-coding regions in this window:
- a CDS encoding hypothetical protein (LTR-RETROTRANSPOSON SKIPPER, GAG (GAG)); amino-acid sequence: MNQLRTTIKLKVKHWKKLIHRNFRSKTLVPFKTDYEAANTKVVEAINHRNCYSAQDVIKNIEAIMSYHNVINPVYLIHGTAEVQLEYLRSILDNNILALLKMVVPDWLQTDIAIKLNTQTDITECRETITEIMLLQIITLNNRNSFDAQADKIRAAILPEIRKDSKVDLKKIRSSFIVYRQSKGYCLNCGDESKSKILNKNYKISQYHHLEDNDYPVNKDSLYTLNSFYNQNIVKQLHQQSQQHDVHKNINKLKEYVKDSYGIKLVPDTTVPIPKAVESEMKYKPQKIEFNTPTELTNVQDKNYTVNIFNRPKILNSSKELINDEEDELLYTYI
- a CDS encoding hypothetical protein (LTR-RETROTRANSPOSON SKIPPER, GAG (GAG)), with translation MSSTTTPSKKAIRKAKVSSTAKRAAEVTTASDDAITVQVKSKKTLRPTEVDDEIYSTESTDVSDVEVREKVPKKSKTNSIEAKTIDALKNAATCCHSLMNLFYHPLLPEWC
- a CDS encoding hypothetical protein (Slime mold (D.discoideum) transposon DIRS-1, complete, clone SB41), whose product is MSTNNNNNNNNNNNNNNNEDIDNDEFQQQDSEEQQQQPQVSTFNEQQRQIREQQQVIDKQNQLLQQHIQLINQQSNNKI